A genome region from Scyliorhinus torazame isolate Kashiwa2021f chromosome 11, sScyTor2.1, whole genome shotgun sequence includes the following:
- the LOC140385913 gene encoding uncharacterized protein isoform X2, with protein MMDYLTGAPASLVHLSLNQTSISEKMLTVLPETVPQLRLLSIKETKVCDVSALKDLTALHTLHLDSNKISQSSLQALSSHPTLSSLSVYGLHSLSGDITLQIISGLNLTHLKLPDRHTVSDSGLQFLSQLEKLVELDLTDYTQVTDQGISHLSRLHRLMKLSLSNTLMTDAGLVHLQPLTDLEELCLDRTNVSSKGVAQCIRNLPRLQVLSLASTRVGDSVVTQGLLHCKQLVKLNLSRTRITDQGCVQNEDRQEDSACREEMS; from the exons ATGATGGATTATCTGACAGGTGCTCCTGCGTCACTTGTTCACCTCAGTCTGAATCAGACCAGCATCAGTGAGAAAATGCTGACAGTTTTACCTGAAACCGTTCCACAACTGCGATTACTGAGCATCAAAGAGACCAAG GTGTGTGATGTCTCGGCGCTGAAGGATCTGACAGCTCTACATACCCTCCACCTGGATAGCAATAAGATCAGCCAGAGCTCACTTCAGGCACTCAGCTCTCACCCGACTCTGTCCTCGCTCAGCGTGTATGGCCTGCACTCACTCAGTGGAGATATAACGCTGCAAATTATCTCAG GTCTCAATCTGACTCACCTCAAACTGCCAGACAGGCACACGGTGAGCGATTCTGGACTGCAATTCTTGTCCCAACTTGAGAAACTGGTTGAGCTCGACCTGACCGACTACACGCAGGTTACAGACCAAGGCATCAGCCACCTATCCAGATTGCACCG GTTGATGAAGCTTTCACTGAGTAACACATTGATGACAGATGCTGGGTTAGTTCACCTGCAGCCTCTGACCGATCTCGAGGAACTCTGCTTGGACCGCACCAACGTCAGCAGCAAGGGAGTGGCTCAGTGCATCAGGAATCTGCCTCGCTTACAG GTTTTGAGTCTTGCCTCGAcacgtgtgggtgacagtgtggtgaCACAGGGACTGCTGCACTGCAAACAACTCGTCAAACTCAACTTGAGTCGGACTCGCATCACCGATCAAG